A region from the Riemerella anatipestifer genome encodes:
- the acs gene encoding acetate--CoA ligase produces the protein MKNYVIENLPDYFKQYKKSIKNPKKFWDKIADENFVWYQRWSKVVEYDMHEAKIKWFKNAKLNITKNCIDRHLAERGDKNAIIWEPNNPEEATQYITYNDLYERVGKMANVLRAQGIQKGDRVCIYLPMIPELAVAMLACARIGAIHSVIFAGFSASAIASRVNDCEAKMMICSDGSYRGNKVLDLKSIVDEATEQTPSVEKILVVKRTHNSINMKEGRDLWLEPLYNAAPVDNIPQIMDAEDPLFILYTSGSTGKPKGMLHTCAGYMVYSAYTFKNVFNYKENDIYWCTADIGWITGHSYILYGPLANGATTVIFEGVPTYPQPDRFWEVIEKHKVTQFYTAPTAIRSLAKESSDWVEKHDLSSLRVIGSVGEPINDEAWHWYNDHVGKKKCPIVDTWWQTETGGIMIAPIPFITPTKPTYATLPLPGIQPVLMDDKRNEITANQVDGSLCIRFPWPGIARSIWGDHERYKQTYFSAFPGKYFTGDGALRDEVGYYRITGRVDDVIIVSGHNLGTAPIEDSINIHPAVAESAIVGYPHEVKGNALYGFVILKDTGESRDKENLRREINHLIADTIGPIAKLDKIQFVSALPKTRSGKIMRRILRKIAEGDFSNFGDTSTLLNPEIINEIKDQRID, from the coding sequence ATGAAAAATTATGTTATTGAAAATCTACCAGATTACTTTAAACAGTACAAAAAGTCTATAAAAAATCCTAAAAAGTTTTGGGACAAAATAGCCGACGAAAACTTTGTTTGGTATCAAAGATGGAGTAAAGTTGTAGAATATGATATGCATGAGGCTAAAATAAAATGGTTTAAAAATGCCAAACTCAACATTACCAAAAACTGTATCGACCGACATCTTGCCGAAAGAGGCGATAAAAATGCCATTATTTGGGAGCCGAACAATCCTGAGGAAGCTACTCAATACATCACCTACAACGATTTGTATGAGAGAGTAGGCAAAATGGCCAACGTACTGAGAGCCCAAGGCATACAGAAAGGAGATAGAGTCTGTATTTATCTACCTATGATTCCAGAATTAGCCGTTGCTATGTTAGCGTGTGCTAGGATAGGAGCCATACATTCGGTTATTTTTGCAGGGTTTTCAGCTTCTGCTATAGCCTCTAGAGTTAACGATTGTGAAGCCAAAATGATGATTTGTTCTGATGGAAGTTATAGAGGTAATAAAGTTTTAGACCTTAAATCTATTGTTGATGAAGCTACAGAACAAACACCTTCCGTTGAAAAAATTCTTGTGGTTAAAAGGACACATAACTCCATCAATATGAAAGAAGGAAGAGACCTTTGGCTAGAACCTCTGTATAACGCTGCTCCTGTAGACAATATTCCTCAAATTATGGATGCCGAAGATCCTCTTTTTATCCTTTACACTTCTGGTTCTACTGGTAAGCCTAAGGGTATGCTTCATACCTGTGCCGGTTATATGGTTTACTCGGCTTATACCTTTAAAAATGTATTTAACTACAAAGAAAACGACATCTATTGGTGTACCGCCGATATAGGTTGGATTACAGGACATTCCTATATTTTATATGGTCCTTTAGCTAATGGGGCTACAACTGTCATTTTCGAAGGTGTACCTACCTATCCACAACCTGACCGATTTTGGGAAGTTATAGAAAAACATAAAGTTACTCAATTTTATACTGCTCCCACCGCTATCCGTTCTTTGGCAAAGGAATCTTCGGACTGGGTAGAAAAACACGATTTATCTAGCTTAAGAGTAATTGGTTCCGTAGGTGAGCCTATCAACGATGAAGCTTGGCATTGGTACAACGACCATGTAGGTAAGAAGAAATGCCCTATTGTAGACACTTGGTGGCAAACTGAAACAGGTGGAATTATGATTGCTCCTATTCCTTTTATTACTCCTACTAAGCCTACTTATGCTACCTTACCTCTACCAGGCATACAACCTGTACTCATGGACGATAAAAGAAACGAAATCACTGCAAACCAAGTTGATGGTAGTTTGTGTATTAGATTTCCTTGGCCAGGTATAGCACGAAGCATTTGGGGCGACCATGAGAGGTACAAACAAACCTATTTTTCAGCTTTCCCAGGTAAATATTTTACTGGAGATGGAGCTTTAAGAGACGAGGTAGGCTATTACAGAATTACAGGGCGTGTAGATGATGTTATTATAGTATCTGGACATAACTTAGGTACTGCACCAATAGAAGATAGTATTAACATACACCCTGCCGTAGCAGAGTCAGCTATTGTTGGATACCCTCATGAAGTTAAGGGAAATGCTTTATACGGCTTTGTGATACTAAAAGATACTGGAGAAAGTAGAGATAAAGAAAATCTGAGAAGAGAAATCAATCACCTGATAGCAGATACCATAGGTCCTATAGCTAAGTTAGATAAAA